One segment of Solanum stenotomum isolate F172 chromosome 1, ASM1918654v1, whole genome shotgun sequence DNA contains the following:
- the LOC125862257 gene encoding exportin-2, translated as MEWNPETAQFLSQCFLNTLSPLPEPRRRAETALSEASERSNYGLAVLHLVAEPSVDEQIRQSAAVNFKNHLKARWAPSPPKEPNLPALNPISDPEKELIKSLIVSLMLKSSPKIQSQLSEALAVIGKHDFPKAWQTLLPELVANLDTLTQANDYASVNGVLATINSLFKKFRYQFKTNELLLDLKYCLDNFAKPLLEVFKRTVNLIDQAVACGAANAATLKLYIESQRLCCRIFYSLNFQELPEFFEDHMDEWMIEFKKYLTVKYPVLEDTGDDGLAVVDGLRAAVCENISLYMEKEEELFQKYLSGFVEAVWSLLVASSASSSRERLTVTAIKFLTTVSTSVHHILFERDDILEQICQSIVIPNVMLRDEDEELFEMNYIEFIRRDMEGSDLDTRRRIACELLKGIGMHYKDKVTAKVSLQIKNCLGLFSQNPDANWKYKDCAIYLVVSLATKKAGGSSVSTDLVDVENFFGSVIVPELQSRDVNAFPMLKAGALKFFTMFRNQLPKAVAMALLPDVVRFLASESNVVHSYAASCIEKLLLVKDDGTRARYTAADISPFLLVLMTNLFSALEKPESEENQYIMKCIMRVLGAAEISRDVASACITGLTNVLNRVCENPKNPIFNHYLFESVAVLIRRACERDPTLISAFEGSLFPSLQMVLAKDVSEFFPYAFQLLAQLVELNRPPVPQHYVQIFEILLLPESWKKSANVPALVRLLQAFLRKAPHELNQQGRLSNVLGIFNTLISSPSTDDQGFYVLNTVIENLGYDVLSPFMGHIWVSLFNRLQHGRTVKFLKNLVIFMSLFLVKHGLQNLVVSMNAVQKDVFQTIVEQFWVPNLKLITGSVELKLTSVASTKLICESSTLLDSKVRGKMLDSIVTLLSRPEEERVLDEPDVPDFGETVGYNATFVHLYNAGKKEEDPLKEVNDPKQYLVASLANLAALSPGTYPQLIRENLEPANQTALLQLCSSYNLSIV; from the coding sequence ATGGAGTGGAACCCTGAAACCGCACAATTTCTCTCTCAATGCTTCCTTAATACGCTATCTCCGTTACCGGAGCCTCGCCGTCGAGCTGAAACAGCACTTTCTGAGGCCTCCGAGAGATCTAACTATGGTCTCGCCGTGCTTCATCTTGTAGCTGAGCCTTCTGTTGATGAGCAGATCCGTCAATCTGCTGCTGTTAACTTCAAAAACCACCTCAAGGCTCGTTGGGCTCCATCACCTCCTAAAGAACCCAATCTTCCAGCATTAAACCCCATTTCCGACCCTGAAAAGGAGCTTATTAAGAGCTTGATTGTTTCTCTTATGCTTAAGTCCTCACCTAAGATACAATCTCAGCTCAGTGAAGCGTTGGCTGTGATTGGAAAGCATGATTTCCCAAAAGCTTGGCAAACTTTGTTGCCTGAGCTTGTTGCCAACCTTGATACTTTAACACAAGCAAATGATTATGCTTCTGTTAATGGTGTTTTAGCTACGATTAATTCTTTGTTTAAGAAGTTCCGTTATCAGTTTAAGACCAATGAGTTGCTTCTTGATTTGAAATACTGTCTTGATAACTTTGCAAAGCCACTTTTGGAAGTGTTTAAAAGAACTGTGAATTTGATCGATCAAGCAGTGGCGTGTGGGGCTGCAAATGCCGCAACCCTCAAACTCTACATAGAGTCTCAGAGGTTGTGCTGTAGGATATTTTATTCGTTGAATTTTCAAGAGTTGCCGGAGTTTTTTGAGGACCATATGGATGAGTGGATGATCGAGTTTAAGAAGTATCTCACTGTGAAATACCCTGTGCTTGAGGACACTGGGGATGATGGTCTTGCTGTTGTTGATGGACTGCGTGCTGCAGTGTGTGAGAATATTAGTCTCTATATGGAGAAGGAGGAAGAACTGTTTCAGAAGTATCTAAGTGGGTTTGTGGAGGCTGTATGGAGTCTTCTTGTGGCTTCATCTGCATCTTCTAGTAGGGAACGACTTACTGTTACTGCAATCAAGTTCTTAACCACTGTTAGTACTAGCGTGCATCATATTTTGTTTGAAAGAGATGACATTCTGGAGCAGATTTGTCAGAGTATTGTTATTCCCAATGTCATGCTGAGAGACGAGGATGAGGAGTTGTTTGAAATGAACTATATTGAGTTTATTAGACGGGATATGGAAGGGAGTGATCTTGACACAAGGAGGAGGATTGCATGTGAACTGCTCAAGGGCATTGGTATGCATTACAAAGACAAGGTCACAGCGAAGGTTTCCCTTCAGATAAAAAATTGTTTGGGTTTGTTTTCCCAGAATCCAGACGCAAATTGGAAATATAAGGATTGCGCTATCTATTTGGTTGTCTCCCTTGCCACTAAGAAGGCAGGTGGTAGTTCAGTATCAACTGATCTTGTAGATGTTGAAAACTTTTTCGGGTCAGTTATTGTACCAGAGTTGCAAAGTAGGGATGTGAATGCCTTTCCAATGTTGAAGGCAGGTGCATTGAAGTTCTTTACTATGTTCCGAAATCAGCTGCCAAAGGCTGTTGCAATGGCATTACTTCCAGATGTCGTGCGTTTCCTTGCTTCAGAGTCAAATGTGGTTCATTCTTATGCTGCGAGTTGCATTGAGAAACTGTTGCTAGTTAAAGATGATGGGACACGAGCAAGATATACAGCTGCAGATATTAGTCCCTTTTTGTTAGTGTTGATGACTAACCTTTTTAGTGCCCTGGAGAAGCCAGAATCTGAGGAGAATCAATATATAATGAAGTGTATCATGCGAGTGCTAGGAGCTGCTGAAATTTCTCGTGATGTTGCTTCAGCTTGCATAACAGGTCTGACAAATGTTCTCAACAGAGTCTGCGAGAACCCTAAGAATCCTATTTTCAATCATTATCTCTTTGAATCAGTAGCTGTTCTTATTAGGAGAGCCTGTGAGAGGGATCCTACTCTTATATCTGCTTTTGAAGGGAGCCTTTTCCCTAGCCTCCAGATGGTCTTAGCTAAGGATGTGAGTGAATTCTTTCCTTATGCATTTCAGCTGTTGGCTCAGCTTGTTGAATTGAATAGACCTCCTGTACCTCAGCACTACGTACAGATCTTTGAGATTCTCCTTTTACCCGAGTCATGGAAAAAGTCCGCAAATGTTCCAGCTCTTGTCCGATTGCTCCAAGCATTCCTCCGGAAGGCACCCCATGAGCTTAACCAGCAGGGCAGGCTGTCTAATGTTCTGGGTATTTTCAATACACTGATTTCATCTCCCAGCACAGATGACCAAGGTTTTTATGTGCTCAACACGGTTATTGAAAATCTTGGGTATGATGTATTATCACCTTTTATGGGCCACATTTGGGTTTCACTTTTTAACCGGCTGCAGCATGGCAGAACAGTGAAGTTTCTGAAGAATCTTGTTATATTTATGTCTCTATTCTTGGTCAAGCATGGGTTACAGAATCTTGTGGTTTCAATGAATGCTGTTCAGAAGGATGTATTTCAGACTATTGTGGAGCAATTTTGGGTGCCGAACCTCAAGTTAATCACAGGGTCTGTTGAGCTCAAGCTGACTTCAGTTGCTTCAACAAAACTAATTTGTGAATCTTCAACATTATTGGATTCCAAGGTTCGAGGCAAAATGCTTGACAGTATTGTTACTCTTCTCTCCAGACCGGAGGAAGAGAGAGTGTTGGATGAGCCAGACGTTCCAGACTTTGGGGAGACTGTGGGTTATAATGCTACTTTCGTTCATCTTTATAATGCTGGGAAGAAAGAAGAGGACCCTTTGAAGGAAGTGAATGATCCAAAGCAATATTTGGTGGCTTCCTTGGCGAATCTTGCTGCTCTTTCCCCTGGAACATATCCACAGCTTATTAGAGAAAATCTTGAGCCAGCAAATCAAACAGCTCTTCTTCAGCTCTGCAGCTCCTACAATCTTTCAATAGTTTAA
- the LOC125862311 gene encoding transcription factor MTB1, with protein MVTGNMLWSGEDKATVAAVLGKEAFEYLMSGSVSAECSLMAIGNDQNLQNKLSDLVECPNAANFSWNYAIFWQISRSKSGELVLGWGDGCCREPKEGEEREVKRIFNLRLDDEGQQRMRKRVLQKLHMLFGGTDEDNYAFGLDRVTDTEMFFLASMYFSFPRGEGGPGKCFGSGKHLWLSDALTSNLEYCARSLLAKSAGMQTIVLIPTDVGVVELGSVRSIPESLELLQNIKSCFSSFLSLVRDKQAAGIAVVPEKKEGNNPRLSNSGVVTERTDGNPKLFGHDLNSGTHFREKLAVRKAEERPWDTYQNGNRMPFVNARNGLNPASWAQFSNVKPGKPVELYGPPTPGHNLINGGREEFRLNNFQHQKPAARMQIDFTGATSRPIVSPAHTVESEHSDVEAPCKEDRAGPVDEKRPRKRGRKPANGREEPLNHVEAERQRREKLNQRFYALRAVVPNISKMDKASLLGDAIAYITELQKKLRDMESERELTLGNTSRDAIASEDSPSSDIQIRGPNINIEAANDEVIVRVSCSLETHPLSRVIQIFKEAQINVVESKLSAGNGTVYHTFVLKSSGSDQLTKEKLLAAFSSESNSLRQLSPVGQ; from the coding sequence ATGGTTACTGGGAATATGTTGTGGAGTGGTGAGGATAAAGCTACGGTGGCGGCTGTTTTAGGAAAGGAAGCTTTTGAATATTTGATGTCTGGCTCTGTTTCAGCAGAATGTTCTTTAATGGCAATAGGGAATGATCAGAATTTGCAGAATAAGCTTTCAGATCTCGTGGAATGCCCAAACGCCGCTAACTTTAGCTGGAATTATGCCATCTTTTGGCAAATTTCGCGGTCTAAGTCAGGGGAATTGGTGCTAGGGTGGGGGGATGGGTGTTGCAGAGAGCCTAAGGAAGGAGAGGAGCGTGAAGTTAAAAGGATTTTCAATCTACGCCTCGACGATGAGGGTCAACAAAGGATGAGGAAGAGGGTACTTCAAAAGTTGCATATGTTATTTGGTGGAACAGATGAAGATAACTATGCTTTTGGATTAGATAGAGTTACTGATACTGAAATGTTCTTCCTTGCCTCGATGTATTTTTCGTTCCCTCGAGGAGAGGGAGGTCCGGGGAAGTGTTTTGGATCAGGTAAGCATTTGTGGTTATCAGATGCATTGACATCTAATCTAGAGTATTGTGCTAGATCTTTGTTAGCTAAGTCTGCTGGTATGCAAACTATTGTTTTGATTCCAACTGATGTAGGAGTTGTGGAATTGGGGTCAGTGAGATCAATTCCGGAAAGTTTGGAGCTATTACAGAATATAAAATCTTGCTTCTCGTCGTTTTTGTCACTTGTTAGGGATAAGCAAGCAGCAGGTATAGCAGTTGTACCTGAGAAAAAAGAGGGAAACAATCCCCGCCTTTCCAACTCAGGTGTTGTTACTGAACGAACAGACGGAAATCCTAAGCTATTTGGGCATGATTTGAATTCGGGTACTCACTTTAGGGAAAAACTTGCTGTTAGGAAAGCGGAGGAGAGGCCATGGGACACCTACCAAAATGGTAACAGAATGCCATTTGTGAACGCACGGAATGGTTTAAATCCTGCTTCTTGGGCTCAATTCAGTAATGTGAAGCCGGGAAAACCTGTGGAGCTCTATGGTCCTCCAACCCCAGGACACAACCTAATCAATGGTGGAAGGGAAGAATTCCGCTTGAACAACTTCCAACATCAAAAGCCAGCTGCTAGAATGCAAATTGATTTCACCGGAGCAACCTCGAGACCCATTGTTTCGCCAGCACACACTGTTGAGTCTGAACATTCAGATGTTGAAGCTCCGTGCAAGGAAGACCGTGCAGGCCCAGTGGATGAAAAGAGGCCTCGAAAACGTGGAAGAAAGCCAGCCAACGGAAGGGAAGAGCCTCTCAATCATGTAGAGGCGGAGAGGCAGCGGAGGGAAAAATTGAACCAGCGGTTCTATGCCTTACGAGCTGTTGTTCCGAATATCTCCAAGATGGACAAAGCTTCCCTCTTAGGGGATGCCATTGCTTACATAACTGAGCTGCAGAAAAAACTTAGAGATATGGAATCTGAGAGGGAGCTGACACTAGGAAACACTTCAAGGGATGCAATCGCTTCAGAAGACAGCCCGAGTTCAGATATTCAAATCCGAGGACCCAACATCAACATAGAAGCTGCCAATGATGAAGTCATTGTAAGGGTGAGCTGCTCACTGGAAACCCATCCACTATCTCGAGTCATCCAAATATTCAAAGAGGCACAAATCAACGTTGTTGAATCAAAACTTTCCGCGGGGAATGGTACTGTGTATCACACATTTGTCCTCAAGTCTAGTGGATCTGATCAGCTGACTAAAGAAAAGTTGCTGGCTGCATTTTCCAGTGAATCAAACTCGTTAAGGCAACTTTCACCGGTAGGGCAATAA